The following nucleotide sequence is from Psychroflexus torquis ATCC 700755.
TGCTGGTGTAACGATGTTAACTTCCTTAGTCTCTTTATTTACTCAGCGTAAAATCAAAAAGAATTTAGCCATGACAGGAGAAATTACCTTAAGAGGTAAGATACTTCCTGTTGGTGGTATAAAAGAGAAAATTCTTGCTGCTAAGCGAGCTAAAATTAAAGAGATTATTTTATGCGAAGATAATCGTAAGGATATTGAGGAAATCAAAGAAGATTATCTCAAGGGACTTAAGATTAATTATGTTAGTGAGATGCATGAAGTTTTAGACTTAGCTCTCCTAAAGCAAAAGGTAAAAGACGCTAAAATTTTATAGTTTACTCAAGCTTTAATTTTAAAAACCAGATGATTAAATCATCTGGTTTTTTTATGGTTGATTCATTTCAAAATAAATTACATTGCAATACGTTTCAATACTGAGCAGTATAGACTTTAATGAAATTCAAATTACTTTTTTTACTATTTATTTTCAGTGTAACTTGGTCTACTAAGGCACAAATTGGTGGGCAAAATACCTATCAATTTTTAAATTTGCCTGTTTCTCCAAAAGTTTCAGCTCTTGGTGGGAAAAATATCACTTCCTATTCATTTGACCCTTCAGATGCAATGGCAAATCCAGCCTTAATCAATTTTGACATGCATAACCAAATGTCAGTGAATTACATGAACTATTTTGCAGATGTCAATTACGGAACTGCCTCTTATGCTTATGATATTGGAAGAAGAACCCAAATTATCCAAGCTGGAGTGACTTTTATTGATTACGGGAGGTTTGAAGGATTTGATGAAGCTGGTAATTCAACATCAAAATTTGGTGGGTCTGAAGCTGCATTATCCGTAGGATATTCTAGGCGAATTGGCAGGTCTGATTATTACGTAGGGGTGAATCTTAAACTTATTTCTTCTAGTTTAGAACAATATTCTTCCTTTGCAGGAGCTGCAGATGTTGGGGTAAGTTATATTTATCCAGAATGGGATTTAATTATTTCTGGTGTGGTGAGGAATTTTGGAACTCAATTTAAAGCCTTTAACGATGTCAGAGAATCAATGCCCTTTGAAGTTGTTCTAGGAATTTCCCAAAAACTAAAAAAAGCGCCAATCCGATGGCACGTTACTTTAGAAAACTTACAACAATGGAATCTTTCATTCCGAAACACGGCAAGAGATATTGAGGATTTAAC
It contains:
- the porQ gene encoding type IX secretion system protein PorQ, translating into MKFKLLFLLFIFSVTWSTKAQIGGQNTYQFLNLPVSPKVSALGGKNITSYSFDPSDAMANPALINFDMHNQMSVNYMNYFADVNYGTASYAYDIGRRTQIIQAGVTFIDYGRFEGFDEAGNSTSKFGGSEAALSVGYSRRIGRSDYYVGVNLKLISSSLEQYSSFAGAADVGVSYIYPEWDLIISGVVRNFGTQFKAFNDVRESMPFEVVLGISQKLKKAPIRWHVTLENLQQWNLSFRNTARDIEDLTGNVTTDDPSFINNALRHTILGAELFPDGGFSIQLGYNFRRGEELRIQDQRAFSGLTGGVSIKLNKLRFSYSYARFNRAASSSFFGLNINLQ